The window CGCTGTCCCACCACAGGCCCAGCGTCGGGTCCGGCCTGCCCTTCCACGTCATCTCCCACCATGCCTGCGGGCCGGACAGCACCCAGGTGGCGGTGACGATGTTGGGCTGGTCCTCGAACCAGATCGGGGGACTGACGAGGATGTCGCGCAGCACCATCCCCCGGGTGAGCGCCCCGGGCGCGTACTCGGCCAGGTATCTGTCGACGAACTTCCTGGCGCAGCCGGGCCGGGTGATCACCCGGTCGACGACGAAGACCTCGGCCATGCCGTGAGGGTAGGCACCAGAGAATCCGGCCTCACGATCCGTTCCCGGCCATCGGGATACCGCCATTGACCGCGCAGCGGCACGGGGACAGCCTGGTGCGGTGAGCCCGAACCCGCCCGAACCCTTCAGTCCCGTCTCCCTGGGGCCGGTGACCCTGCGGAACCGGGTGATCAAGGCCGCCACGTCGGAGGGACGGTCACCGCACGGCCTGGTCACCGACGACCTGATCGCGTTCCACCGGGCGTTCGCCGACGGCGGCGTCGGGATGACCACGGTGGCGTACTGCTGCGTATCGCCGCAGGGGGCGAGTGCGCCGGGACAGATCGTGATGAACGAGGCGGCACTGCCGGGGCTGCGACGCCTGACCGAGTCCGTTCACGAGGGGGGAGCGGCGATCTCGGCGCAGCTCGGCCATGCCGGCGTGGTCGCTCCGAAGAAGCTCACCGGTGTGACCGCGGTGGCGCCGAGCCGATTCGTCAACCCGACCTCGTTCGCCTACTGCCGTCAGATCACCCGTGACGAGATCCGTTCCGTGACAGCGCAATTCGCCGCCGCTGCGCAGATCGCCGTCGACGCGGGATTTGACGCCGTCGAGCTGCATTTCGGGCATCTCTACCTCCCGAGTTCTTTCCTGAGTCCGCTGATCAACCGCCGCAAGGACGACTACGGCGGGTCCATCGACAACCGGTCCAGGTTCGTCCGCGAGATCGCCGCGCGCGTGCGCGACACCGTCGGCGGACGGATCGCGGTGATCGCCAAGCTCGACATGGACGACGGCCTGCCCGGCAGCATCTGGATCGACGAGGCGCTGCGGACCGCGCAACTGCTCGATTCCGACGCGACGCTCGACGCCCTCGAACTGACCCAGGGTTCGTCGGTGTACAAACCGATG is drawn from Mycolicibacterium gilvum and contains these coding sequences:
- a CDS encoding NADH:flavin oxidoreductase; translation: MSPNPPEPFSPVSLGPVTLRNRVIKAATSEGRSPHGLVTDDLIAFHRAFADGGVGMTTVAYCCVSPQGASAPGQIVMNEAALPGLRRLTESVHEGGAAISAQLGHAGVVAPKKLTGVTAVAPSRFVNPTSFAYCRQITRDEIRSVTAQFAAAAQIAVDAGFDAVELHFGHLYLPSSFLSPLINRRKDDYGGSIDNRSRFVREIAARVRDTVGGRIAVIAKLDMDDGLPGSIWIDEALRTAQLLDSDATLDALELTQGSSVYKPMYLFRGDVPVREFATVMPPAMRPAVRLVGKQTMGVYPYQDLYMLDAARQFVPVMRNTKLVLLGGITERSHIETGLREGFDFVAMGRALLREPDLVNRIQSDPSTRSRCTHNNKCMVTVFGRTHCVLDPDQRYGGVSPVQQRGELLA